From the Pseudarthrobacter sp. MM222 genome, one window contains:
- a CDS encoding SDR family oxidoreductase: MEDTTSFLPATAIVTGSDSGIGRATAVALAKSGLDVGVTWHSDQQGAEETADEVRGLGARAVVRRLDTTDVRGAAATIDELADELGGVDVFVNNAGTGDGVKFLDLDVDTWMRTLDTNLNGAFVCLQAAARRMVQQGRGGRIIAVTSVHEFQPRVGAAAYDASKHGLGGLIKTMALELAEYGITANNVAPGEIATPMTGQTDQDPTKTDRPGVPLGRPGDAREVAAVIAFLASPASSYVTGASWAVDGGMLQMGPQAGSHITGHDWRKG; the protein is encoded by the coding sequence ATGGAAGACACCACCAGCTTCCTGCCCGCCACGGCGATCGTCACCGGTTCGGATTCCGGCATAGGCCGCGCCACGGCCGTGGCCCTGGCGAAGTCCGGATTGGACGTGGGGGTCACCTGGCATTCGGACCAGCAGGGCGCCGAGGAGACTGCCGATGAGGTCCGCGGCCTGGGAGCCCGGGCCGTGGTGCGGCGTCTGGACACCACCGATGTCCGCGGCGCCGCGGCCACGATCGATGAGCTGGCCGACGAGCTGGGCGGGGTGGACGTGTTCGTGAACAATGCCGGCACCGGCGACGGCGTGAAGTTTCTGGACCTCGACGTCGACACCTGGATGCGGACTTTGGATACCAACCTCAACGGCGCCTTCGTCTGCCTGCAGGCCGCGGCCCGGCGCATGGTCCAGCAGGGCCGGGGCGGACGCATCATTGCCGTCACCAGCGTCCATGAGTTCCAGCCGAGGGTCGGCGCCGCGGCCTATGACGCGTCCAAGCACGGTCTGGGCGGGCTGATCAAGACCATGGCCCTGGAGCTCGCCGAGTACGGCATCACGGCCAACAACGTGGCGCCAGGCGAGATCGCCACTCCCATGACCGGGCAGACGGACCAGGACCCGACGAAGACCGACCGGCCCGGCGTTCCCCTGGGAAGGCCGGGAGACGCCCGGGAAGTAGCGGCCGTCATCGCGTTCCTGGCCTCCCCCGCCTCGAGCTATGTCACGGGCGCTTCGTGGGCAGTGGACGGCGGCATGCTGCAGATGGGCCCGCAGGCCGGTTCGCACATCACGGGCCACGACTGGCGGAAGGGTTAG
- a CDS encoding response regulator transcription factor, with protein MIRILIAEDEERISRFIEKGLRAAGYAPTVVADGVKAVDYASSGEFDLLLLDVGLPRLDGFTVLSTLRQAQIGIPVIFLTARGSAADTVAALEGGADDYMVKPFRFEELVARIRARLRPGENGDPPVGNVLRYGALELNLHTHSVSIGDKTVELSAREFALVEMFLLHPGQVLSRQQLLSRVWGYDFDGTSNVVDVYVRQLRMKLGADHIVTTRGAGYRLG; from the coding sequence GTGATCCGAATACTTATTGCCGAAGACGAAGAACGTATCTCCCGGTTCATTGAGAAGGGGCTGCGGGCGGCCGGTTACGCGCCCACAGTCGTCGCGGATGGCGTGAAAGCCGTGGACTACGCGTCAAGTGGCGAATTCGACCTCCTGCTGCTCGACGTCGGGCTCCCCCGTCTGGACGGCTTCACGGTCCTGTCGACCTTGCGCCAGGCGCAGATTGGCATCCCGGTGATTTTCCTGACAGCCCGCGGCTCCGCCGCGGACACCGTGGCCGCGCTGGAGGGCGGCGCGGATGACTACATGGTTAAGCCTTTCCGCTTTGAGGAACTCGTCGCCCGGATCAGGGCCCGGCTGCGGCCGGGGGAAAACGGGGATCCGCCCGTGGGCAACGTCCTTCGCTACGGCGCACTGGAACTCAACCTGCACACCCACTCGGTGAGCATCGGGGACAAAACCGTGGAACTTTCGGCCCGCGAGTTCGCGCTGGTCGAGATGTTCTTGCTCCACCCGGGGCAGGTCCTGAGCCGGCAACAACTCCTGAGCCGCGTGTGGGGCTACGACTTTGACGGCACTTCCAACGTGGTGGATGTGTATGTGCGCCAGCTACGGATGAAGCTTGGCGCCGACCATATCGTCACCACCCGCGGCGCCGGATACCGCCTCGGCTAG